From the Aulosira sp. FACHB-615 genome, the window TGTTGAAGTTACGAAAACCATATCCAAGTCGTTTAATCAGCTTAAGTTTATTATTAATGCCTTCCACAATACCACTGGTAGTTCTACCATCAAAATAACCAACTATTTCGCCAAACCATCTAACCATAGTCCCGATAGTTTTGGGAAAAAATGACATGGCATCGTACATCCAATCCAATAATTTAATGATGCTATCTCCCCAAGATGTATTCGATTCAAAGATTTGTCTAAAATTTTCTTTCAAGGAGTGCATCTTTGCTAGAATTGATGATACTTCTTGGACAGCTTTCAGTCTGTTTTTTTGCTCTTCGTTTAACGATTCTTCATTTTTAATCAAGCTGTATTTACTTTTGTTTAATCCGGCTAATATTCGTTCTTTTTCTGATTTATCTTCTAAAGACATTGCCGCTTTTTTCTCGGATTTACGCATTGTATCTAATTCATCATTTACCTGTTTCATCACATGAAACCTATCAGCAGTTATATTTGCATTGGGCATTAATTCTTCGACTAGACTTTTATAAGGAGACCACAGGTCTATACTCACTTCTTGGATTTGCTCAAGTACCTCGAATCCCCATCCTTTCAGGACTTCACCGATTTCTTCTATCCTTCTTGTCTTCACTATCTCAATTGGTTTACGAGTATCTAAATCTACTATTACTGCCAGATAATTTCCTTGCCCTTTCACTAAGGCTATTTCATCTATTCCTAACCTTTTTACTTCTCTTAAATTTATCTTTTGTATTTGGGCTACTTGCCTTTTTAACATAGATTCTACTTCCTCGTCACTGAGGTCGTTTCTTTGAGCAACGCTATGAATGTTGCTATTCAATACTTGCTCTACTATGTTAGCGGCTAGTCTTTTTGTATAACATGTGCTTTTATCTACAAATTCTAGTTTCTCACTAAACACTTTTTTACACTTATGGCATTTAAATTGACGACGATTGATTTTTAACAGAACTGGTTTTTCACTCCACGGTAAATCGTGAATCATTCGCCAATGGTCTTGGTGTATACTTTGACTAACATTTCCACAATTTGGACAGGTACAATAGTTGACGGCTTTTTCAATTGTGATGATTATTCCTGCTCCTTCCACTTCTTGACAATCTAACACTTTCGTCTCTGGTAGATTGAGGATTTGCTCTACGGGAAATTTCATAACTATCGCCGCCAATGCCTGTTCTTGATATATAATTATCTTACTTTCGGTAATTAAACATACCTTCAAAGCTGTAAAGTATTGTATCTACTCTAGTTTAGGCTTCAATCTTTATAAATTTTATCCATTAATTTTCATTACTTTTTGCTTTCTCCATAAAATATCCGAAAGAACCTAAAATTGTTAAACTATCTACTCCATGAATAACACCTTGACTATGATGCAAGTCCCAAGATGTGTTTGATAAAGATATCCTCCAAGACTCAATTTCTTTCAATACTAAATTTAGTAAAATATCAGATTGAATTAAGCGATTTTCTAAAAAATTTTCTTGATGAAACTCATGCAGTTGACAACCTAGTTTATTTCGGAAGTTACCATTCTGTATGTCAACAGTTAGAACATTTTTTGTAATGTACCTCCATAGTAAAGTATCTCCATCATTAGTAAACTGTACCCATCGGCTGATTACTCTACCCAGAGAATCAAGGTGTGTTATTTCAAAATTTTCAACCAAAATCTTTAGCAACTCTTGTATACCTTCAGTACCCCATACTTGAAACTCACGTAACGTAGCACGAATGTATCTAGCAAGATTTTGTGGGGTTGCCCATTTTTCAGTTATGGCTTCCTTCAAAAATGTTATTACTTCAGCAGGATATATATTTATCCATCCTGCCAACCATCCAATAAATTGAACCAACCAGCTTTCTCTATCTTGTAGTAATAATTTTGCTTCAGTCAACCAGTGCTGTGTAATAATATTCCACCAATAACCGTTATTTGCTCTCCACAATAACCGTCGAAACAAGTCGGGGTGATATTGGAAAATGCGTCTCAGTAATCGCCAATCTTCTTCTACTGGTGCAATCTCACTGAAAGACTCGCAAACTAAGCGTTTAACATGGTATGCTATTTGCTCATGAGATAATACTTCCCATACTTGCCGCCTAAAAGTCTCCCCTTGATATGCACGCAGATAAAAGAAAAATGCTCTAATTGCTGGACGAATAAAAGGCAGTTGGGGATGTTCAAAGATGAAGTCTGCTAGAGTTTGGTTTTTAGCAAGTGCTGCGCGGACAGCGATATAGTCTCCTAGTGTTTGGTGAGTGAAAGCTAGAACCCCAGGCGATTTTTCCCATAGCACTTGTTGACTATTTAATTCTGTTATAATTTCCTCGCTTGTTTTAAAAAATACTTTTGGGCAAGATTGCGATCGCTGTTGCATCATCTGTTCGGACATATTTTGCAATGCAACTACAGCCTCACCACTAAGTCTTGGGTTTTTAACGACAACTTCTTCAATAAAACTGTTGTAAAGGTCGTACACAGAAGGAGATTGTAAAAAGATACCCAAATTTGCAAGTTTACCGTAAATTCGTAAATTTTGAGGTATTTGTAGTAGCGATTGGAGTTCAGGAGTTATTTGAGAAACATCAACTTTCCATTTAATTAAGAAAGGTTTAACTTCATTATCAAAATCAAGTGGTTTTATATGAACTCTATGTTGCCAAGAACGGCCTCGAAGCAAAGGGTCATATTCTAAGTCAAAATTTCGGCAGGCGACAATAATAGTTACTTTATCTAATTTTTCTAAACGGTCAATAATACCTAAAAAGATTTTAAGAGCATCATGCTGACGACTTAAAGACAAAACATCAAGCGAATCAATTATAACAATAACACGGCGATAATCTGCAAGACGAGCGCATTGACCAACAATATCTTCTGGTAAACCTTTAGCTACTAAATCTTGTTCTGTTTGTAAGTTTGTAAATAAGTCTCCTTTAATAAATAGGAGTCCCCAAACTGTTTCTTTTTCACGCTCAATGTAATCTGCAATATCGAGCAACAAACAAGTCTTACCGCTACCAGGGCTGTCTGTAAGTAAAATACTTTTACTTCCTTGTTCAATTAATTCAATTAATTGTGGTAACTCAGTGCGCTTAATAGATTCATCATCTATGGTTCGTAACCATTTTCGCCCAATCATTGAAGCTTGTCTAAAGGCTGTAAGTATTTCTGCTTCACTGCGTTTTGGGGTGGGGCTTAGTCCGCATTTAGCTAATTCAGTTAATACATCTGAGCGAGTAATTAAGTATCTCGAATCCCTTAAATTCGTTTCATGGCTTACCAAATAACGTTCTATTATAGGCAAAGCAACATCAACATTTGGCACAAGTCTTTCAAGATATAATTTATTCTGCTCATCCCAGTCCTTGAACTCATTAGTAGGGCCAAAACTTATTTTCTTAACTAAAGAATATGTTATTTCTTCTGTTCGCTCTAAAATTTTTGCAAGTTTTTTTAAGGAATTTAATTGATTTTGTGCTGCATCCCGAATAAAGGCTGAGTATTCAGGGTGATAATTGCAATTTTCAACTAACTTTTTTAATTCACCAAAAGGTGAGCGTGAATAAAATATAATTTCTGAGTTTTCCCGTGCTTCTAGTTGATCTCTAGCTTTACATAATTCGTGTTTTAGTTCTGCATCTGCAAAAGACCAATTATTGTGATCCGGCTGATTTTTCTTGGCTTGGATAAAACAAGCAAAACCATTTTTGTAGACAATAACAATATCATCTACAGTCACCGACAAATTTTCTCCAGGTATTCCAGTTGAATTAACTTGAATTGCTTCAATGGTATTATCTTCTAAAAGTCTAATTAGCCAATGTAATGCTACACGTAGTTGATATTCATCTCCAAGGCTAGACCGTTTTCCTGCAATACTCATAGTTAGCTAAGTAGGTGGGCGCGGAAATTTATAACTATGTCCTTGCGAACGGAGAGAAGCGGAGTGAAGCAATCGCAAGGGTTTTGAAAAATTTACATTTTGTTACATAGTTAGTTTTATTCATGCCTACCTACTTAAGTTATATCTTTTTATTAAAAATTACTGTGTCTGCTATGAGTATAGTAAGTGAAAGAGAAAAGAACGATTGCAAACATCTACGAATTGCAAATTTATTTGAAATTTATTGTTAAGAATTTTCAACATTTCGTTGCAGCACTAAGCTAACTCTACTGAAACCATTACATTACACCATCCCTAGTGTAGGATGAATTAACACATTTAGTTTTTTGCTACTGCACGGCTGTGGAGACACAGGTGCTTGGCCTTGGAGTTAAACGGATGATCACAGGTAAGTTAAAGCATCTTATATCTCTGGAATATTTACTTACCGAATGTGAGCATCTGTAATTCTTTTGTAATCGCATAATGATTTACTGTCTTTCCAGAATCATCAGTTTAGATTGCCAATCTTCATTGTGCCGCAATGTCAAAACGGTAGTGTAATTAGCCTTATGTATAAGATTATCGCGTTTAATCTTGTCTTGCTTTTGCTTATCAGGGCTATCATGAACTGAACCATCACAAAAAACAGCGATCGCCTTCTCTTTGTAGATAAAATCTGGTTTACAGTTGGCCTCTGGAATCAATTCTTGTGCAGCGTCAGGTAGTTTATAACCCCGTTGATAAATCTCCTGTAACACTACACGCTCAAAATCAGAGTTAGGATCTGTTTGCTCCAGCAGTTTTTGATATTGCTCATCACGAGAAAGCCCTTTGACTTGAGTAATAACATTACTCTCTAGTAACACATCAAGCCAAGGTTTGATGATGTGACGGTTAATCAGTGCATGGTCAAACTGATTGCGATAAGAAAGCAAGCATTCATAACAAGCTTGAATGCAACTATCTTTTGGCTCCTTGAAATGGCAAATGTCTAAAGCTGCATCAGCAATTTTTCTAAATGCCTCTGGTTTTTCCAATAACTGAGATAATACGCCTGCGCCACCTTCAGCTGCTTCCCAAAACAGTAAATACTTACCTTCACCTAGACGTTCAGAATCAAGTTCATCGGCTTCCAATTTGTAGACAGCTTGAATCGCTGTTTTTAAAGTGTATTGCAGGGTAGTAATAAAGGCTTCCTTATTTTCAGATGGAACATCTAATGGCTCGACAACCAGAATATTGCAAGTATCATCAACCATCAAGTTGATTTCGGTATGGAGGCTGTCAGGAGTTTGTTGAGCCTGTGGGTTTTTACTATCACCCCATACACCTGTTATCGGATTGAGCTTAAATCCTCGTTCTTCTCTATTCTTCTTCAGTCCGCGATTAATTCGCCAGATGGTAGCTGTAGCTCCATAGGTTAACTTGAATAGGGATGTGCCATCAGCTGCTTCAACTGTTGCTGATTCGCGCTTTTGACTGGCGTAGCGGAAGTGAGTTGTAATGTTGTAACCGTATTTGAGCCGTTCTTCCTCATCGCAAGTGATTCGTTCTCGACGACGAGCGATCGCAGTTTCCATTGGCAATACACGGGTTAGTTTAGCTATATTGCCACGAGTATCAGGTTTAATTTCTGCACCGCAATTTTCGCAAACATCACGAAAATCCCCATCGTGGTAATAGCCGCAAGTAGCACAGACACTAACTCGTTTGTATTCGCCTTCAATGCCGCCAAGAGGAACTTTAGTTTTGGCGATCATGAATTTGCTGCCTTCATAGTAAAGAACATTATTAGGAGCAAATTCTCGTAATGCCATTGTGCGAGGACGAGAAATAAACTCGCCACCTTCACCAGCCGGGATAAATGCCCGAACTGGCAGGCGCGGAAAGTTGAATCCTGGTAAAAATCCCTCGGCAGCAAAATAGCGATAGGGATAAAACTCAAATTGAGAATTACTCTTAGCTTGAGTGTGTCCTACAAGTAAGTCAATTTGTCGTTGTGCTTCTCGTGACTGTGATTCGGCATTTTTGCGTTCTTCCTGGGTGACATCACCTCTAGCAGAACGGTCAATAGTGAGACGTGCCGTTTCTAATTGTTTGAATGATTCAGTATACAAATCTCGCCAACGCTTACAGGCTCGGTCAAAAGCATTCAGAGCATTTTCGATAGTTACCTGTAACCAATTAACTGAATACCAAGAAGCTTTTTGTAGGTCATCTTGGCAGAAAATATCTGAAAATATGGACTGACTAGCTTGCAGACATTGAGCTAATTTGGCATGGCTAAGGGTAAGCTGCTGGCGAATGCTGTCTTTAATGGGATAGTCTTCCAGTTCTAAATCTAGAATTTTATTCATGGAGTCTTCCAAGTAAACCCCAGTATGCGCCAACCAAACTGAGTAAACATGAGATTTAATTAAATCTTGGTTGGCTAGTTCCAGTTTAGGTGGAGCAACTACCCCAGCAACCATTTGATTTTGGCGTTTGAAAAAGTATTGGTCATGACCACTACCAATAGAGGCATAAGTAATTACTAATGCTTCCTGACCACTTCTCCCCGCGCGACCACTACGTTGAGCGTAATTGGCAGGGCTGGGGGGAACGTTTCGCAGATGAACAACGCTCAGATCCGAAATATCAATTCCTAATTCCATTGTTGGAGAACAGAACAAAGCGGCTAATTGTCCTTGGCGGAATTTCTCTTCTCGTTCTTGACGGTCTTTGTTTTTGACTTGCCCCGTATGTTCTCGCCCTTCCATTGTGCGGATTTGTCGGGCGTTGTTTTGGTAAAACTCTTGGAAAAACTGATTAACCGAGATGCTAACTTGGTCATTACCCTGCAAGCGACGTGATGTTAAGGGATCAATAGGAATTTCTCTAAGATTGCTTACCTTCCATAGTAAGGAGTCAATGCGTAGCTGTACCTCAGATTTTTGTTGTAGTAAATAGCCAGCATCACATAAAGCACTAATTAAAGTGGTGATTAAACTGTTAAACTCTGCATCGGTTAAAGGTTCACTGCGGAATGACCACGCCTTCGGCGATCGCAAAAATCGTCCGATTCTACTTTGAGTAGTAAGCTTAACTTTCGCTCTCTCCGTACCGCTATTAACTGTTGCCCAGGTTGCTAAATACAAATATTCGTTCTCATCAAAGACCCAAGGTTCTTTAATGGCTTGAATCACCTGGCTTTTGAGTGAGTCTTTTTGGTCTGGTTGCAATAGTTTGGCATCAATAGCCAATTCTCGCCGCAGTTGGTTTAGTAATGCTTGGGTAACAGTAAAACGTTCTTGAGAGCTGGCTTGCAGTAAAACTGGGTGACGGTGTTTTTGCCATAGTTTATGGTCAGTACAAGCTTCCAGCAATCCATCATATTCAATTACCAAAAGTCCGCACTGTTCCAGGTTGGGTTGGACAATACGCCATCCCCGGCGTAAGTCCTCATAAAGCCGATACTCAATCAGTTTACGGAAGGCTTCTTCATTGCGTCGTTTACCACTACCATATTCAGAACATTCTCTGGCATAGTCGTTTTGAGTAATTCCCATGTACTGAACGACTACGCTGGCCAATTCAGTGTGAGTAAGTTGTTCTTTAGCTTGAATTGCCCCTAAAAGGGCAGCCCGTAAGAAACTGGTTTGGACAAAATCATTGAAATGTCCGGCTTGTAAAGACGCATCTTGACGATTATCGGTAAAGCTGAGAATTTTTGCAGCTTTGGCGTTCTCTCCTGTAAAAACTTGCTTGAGGCGGCTGGTAGTGGAAAGACAAAGTAGAGTAGTGGCGGTACTACGTCCTTCACTGCTAAGGCGAGATAGTTTGGTAAACTCGTTGCGCTTTTTATCGTGGAGTACACCACAGTTGAGACAGGTAAGAAAGGGTTTGGGAATAAACCAACAAGTAGTTCCTGACAAGAGCGAAGATGTAACTTTACCATTGGGTAAAACTTGTAGTTTGCGAGGGATAAACCGCGCAAAGTCTTTTTTAGCAACCCGTCCTTTCTTTTTGGTTTCACTGAACCAAGAGTCAGGAAGTCTATCTTCATCACCAGTATCCCATAGCCCAGGTTCATCTAGAGTCAGGTAGCCTTCTGCAATATCTGCATCGTCAGGGCTAATATCCAATGCTGTGGGCAATTGGGGTAAAATAATGTGTTTATCGGCATCGTAGCGCACTACATAATAGTCATGTCCGCACTCCCGACAAAACACCAGGGGATAAAGTAAGCGATCGCCTGTAGTTGTATATTGTCCTTCCAGGGTGAAATAGCGTTTGTCTCGATTTTCGATAGTGGCGTAAACGCTTCCCCCTTGGGAGATGAACTGATGCAGACGAAATGCTAGTCCCTTGGTTTTGCTGCCCCAGAGAAACATCTGTTTTAAAACTGTTAAACAAGTTTCCTGTGGAATTTGGGTTTGTTCGGCAAGTTTGGTTGCACCTGTTTCTAAACTAATGGGCTGGCGACGCACGAGATGCCCTTCTTTTTCTTCCAAACCGAAGTTCATCTCAATCCAGTAGCTTAGGGGATGATTTTTAAATTCTGTGAGTGTTTGTTCTTCTTCGCTGGGTAAACCTGTCAAAATTGTTTGCCGCAGTTCTTCCAGAGTAGGTTCGCTACGCCCAATAGAACGTTCTAGGGTTTCATCAATGACATTGTTGGGTTGGATTTCTACACCAAATAATTTACTAGCAACATCTGCCACTACCTGACGGCGTTGTTGACGAGAACCAACCGTTGACATAGTGGCACTTGTCCCAATGCAGAGTAATTCGTCATTACTTTTGCTGCGCTGGCGAAGTTTGCGAATTAGGATGGCAACGTCTGCACCTTGTCGCCCCCGGTAGGTATGTAATTCATCCAGCACCAGGAATTTTAAATTGGGAGACTCAACCAATTTATTTTCGTGAGTGCGTGAGAGCATTAGCTCTAACATCACGTAATTGGTCAGCAAAATATGGGGTGGATTGTTTTGAATTTCTGTTTTTCTAGTTAAACTTTCTTGCCCAGTGTATTGTTCGACGCGAATGTGGGTGTGAGAAACTTGGCGTAAAAATTTGTCGAGTTCTTCTTTTTGCGAGTTAATTAAGGCATTCATGGGATAAACCAATATTGCCCTGACTCCTGAAATATCAGGATGACGCAGTAAATCATCAA encodes:
- a CDS encoding ISL3 family transposase, which translates into the protein MKFPVEQILNLPETKVLDCQEVEGAGIIITIEKAVNYCTCPNCGNVSQSIHQDHWRMIHDLPWSEKPVLLKINRRQFKCHKCKKVFSEKLEFVDKSTCYTKRLAANIVEQVLNSNIHSVAQRNDLSDEEVESMLKRQVAQIQKINLREVKRLGIDEIALVKGQGNYLAVIVDLDTRKPIEIVKTRRIEEIGEVLKGWGFEVLEQIQEVSIDLWSPYKSLVEELMPNANITADRFHVMKQVNDELDTMRKSEKKAAMSLEDKSEKERILAGLNKSKYSLIKNEESLNEEQKNRLKAVQEVSSILAKMHSLKENFRQIFESNTSWGDSIIKLLDWMYDAMSFFPKTIGTMVRWFGEIVGYFDGRTTSGIVEGINNKLKLIKRLGYGFRNFNNFRLRSLLNWHFSINSP
- a CDS encoding NACHT domain-containing NTPase, with amino-acid sequence MSIAGKRSSLGDEYQLRVALHWLIRLLEDNTIEAIQVNSTGIPGENLSVTVDDIVIVYKNGFACFIQAKKNQPDHNNWSFADAELKHELCKARDQLEARENSEIIFYSRSPFGELKKLVENCNYHPEYSAFIRDAAQNQLNSLKKLAKILERTEEITYSLVKKISFGPTNEFKDWDEQNKLYLERLVPNVDVALPIIERYLVSHETNLRDSRYLITRSDVLTELAKCGLSPTPKRSEAEILTAFRQASMIGRKWLRTIDDESIKRTELPQLIELIEQGSKSILLTDSPGSGKTCLLLDIADYIEREKETVWGLLFIKGDLFTNLQTEQDLVAKGLPEDIVGQCARLADYRRVIVIIDSLDVLSLSRQHDALKIFLGIIDRLEKLDKVTIIVACRNFDLEYDPLLRGRSWQHRVHIKPLDFDNEVKPFLIKWKVDVSQITPELQSLLQIPQNLRIYGKLANLGIFLQSPSVYDLYNSFIEEVVVKNPRLSGEAVVALQNMSEQMMQQRSQSCPKVFFKTSEEIITELNSQQVLWEKSPGVLAFTHQTLGDYIAVRAALAKNQTLADFIFEHPQLPFIRPAIRAFFFYLRAYQGETFRRQVWEVLSHEQIAYHVKRLVCESFSEIAPVEEDWRLLRRIFQYHPDLFRRLLWRANNGYWWNIITQHWLTEAKLLLQDRESWLVQFIGWLAGWINIYPAEVITFLKEAITEKWATPQNLARYIRATLREFQVWGTEGIQELLKILVENFEITHLDSLGRVISRWVQFTNDGDTLLWRYITKNVLTVDIQNGNFRNKLGCQLHEFHQENFLENRLIQSDILLNLVLKEIESWRISLSNTSWDLHHSQGVIHGVDSLTILGSFGYFMEKAKSNEN
- a CDS encoding DEAD/DEAH box helicase, translating into MKLPVKLQELIEQPEAFISTISDIICQGKAIVDCTNVETVPHEKLDLVFSKIPKDWDFLQLGEVFDPVTFTDSFANQVSHYIDQRLGRTQPQSSITNTELANTSNLDIFNFRNEVIGDYRRYIESFLKIRDRQVKEFVDAELDKGQLWTDPLVQLNPSYRKGATVKELVQQQTLHPDSENYFCKPDGTPFIFHYHQKQAFETAQRQEPYVVTTGTGSGKSMTYVVPIFDDLLRHPDISGVRAILVYPMNALINSQKEELDKFLRQVSHTHIRVEQYTGQESLTRKTEIQNNPPHILLTNYVMLELMLSRTHENKLVESPNLKFLVLDELHTYRGRQGADVAILIRKLRQRSKSNDELLCIGTSATMSTVGSRQQRRQVVADVASKLFGVEIQPNNVIDETLERSIGRSEPTLEELRQTILTGLPSEEEQTLTEFKNHPLSYWIEMNFGLEEKEGHLVRRQPISLETGATKLAEQTQIPQETCLTVLKQMFLWGSKTKGLAFRLHQFISQGGSVYATIENRDKRYFTLEGQYTTTGDRLLYPLVFCRECGHDYYVVRYDADKHIILPQLPTALDISPDDADIAEGYLTLDEPGLWDTGDEDRLPDSWFSETKKKGRVAKKDFARFIPRKLQVLPNGKVTSSLLSGTTCWFIPKPFLTCLNCGVLHDKKRNEFTKLSRLSSEGRSTATTLLCLSTTSRLKQVFTGENAKAAKILSFTDNRQDASLQAGHFNDFVQTSFLRAALLGAIQAKEQLTHTELASVVVQYMGITQNDYARECSEYGSGKRRNEEAFRKLIEYRLYEDLRRGWRIVQPNLEQCGLLVIEYDGLLEACTDHKLWQKHRHPVLLQASSQERFTVTQALLNQLRRELAIDAKLLQPDQKDSLKSQVIQAIKEPWVFDENEYLYLATWATVNSGTERAKVKLTTQSRIGRFLRSPKAWSFRSEPLTDAEFNSLITTLISALCDAGYLLQQKSEVQLRIDSLLWKVSNLREIPIDPLTSRRLQGNDQVSISVNQFFQEFYQNNARQIRTMEGREHTGQVKNKDRQEREEKFRQGQLAALFCSPTMELGIDISDLSVVHLRNVPPSPANYAQRSGRAGRSGQEALVITYASIGSGHDQYFFKRQNQMVAGVVAPPKLELANQDLIKSHVYSVWLAHTGVYLEDSMNKILDLELEDYPIKDSIRQQLTLSHAKLAQCLQASQSIFSDIFCQDDLQKASWYSVNWLQVTIENALNAFDRACKRWRDLYTESFKQLETARLTIDRSARGDVTQEERKNAESQSREAQRQIDLLVGHTQAKSNSQFEFYPYRYFAAEGFLPGFNFPRLPVRAFIPAGEGGEFISRPRTMALREFAPNNVLYYEGSKFMIAKTKVPLGGIEGEYKRVSVCATCGYYHDGDFRDVCENCGAEIKPDTRGNIAKLTRVLPMETAIARRRERITCDEEERLKYGYNITTHFRYASQKRESATVEAADGTSLFKLTYGATATIWRINRGLKKNREERGFKLNPITGVWGDSKNPQAQQTPDSLHTEINLMVDDTCNILVVEPLDVPSENKEAFITTLQYTLKTAIQAVYKLEADELDSERLGEGKYLLFWEAAEGGAGVLSQLLEKPEAFRKIADAALDICHFKEPKDSCIQACYECLLSYRNQFDHALINRHIIKPWLDVLLESNVITQVKGLSRDEQYQKLLEQTDPNSDFERVVLQEIYQRGYKLPDAAQELIPEANCKPDFIYKEKAIAVFCDGSVHDSPDKQKQDKIKRDNLIHKANYTTVLTLRHNEDWQSKLMILERQ